A genomic segment from Gossypium hirsutum isolate 1008001.06 chromosome D04, Gossypium_hirsutum_v2.1, whole genome shotgun sequence encodes:
- the LOC107911532 gene encoding protein ACCELERATED CELL DEATH 6, whose amino-acid sequence MELSINVMPMSSGKPEEPEENITYMDASLYKAAAEGNIEVFNNKQGHQLESLKTPNHDNVLHVNLATHELAAWFSNGILSRTRSFPNLYLFVYLFLWNFIIKKTSEKRLYFIGQILTKCPSLLLQTNAKGQTPLHVAARNGHSAIVKLLISSCAKARVGDLENLGMDQVVAVRQMLRIMDQESNTALHEAAQYGDVEMVEELLKLEHPVERLLELENPYSPYSANKNQETPLYLAAMRGEEPLLNVILNKWKSADHGGPHGRTTLHATTMAEDKEATSKILEKQENLRKKKDKDGHTPLHYAAHIGYNSVVEVLLEKDVSAAYIGDKKLGMTPLLVAAREGNVGTVKKILSKCPDCCEKVDKRGLNLLHYLAFRDRSYKLSHSLFMPGGTKTEYGSIRNLRKLKGAFGFTPEQVYALLRYEGHNEKYLDEKKQVEELLKEIASEEVAGLQVSHIPLPTVPAESLEKTRDAHLVVAALIATVTFAAAITVPGGLNTEKGSEQGTPFLIDEAAFKAFVVTNALAFILSVSALSIHFGILDPLLPKLKFWGINLILYRTQSVSNLLGRAMFAMVIAFSTGSYVILKPSHGLAIASCFICPGFFVCYYVQQSLSFVKWLLE is encoded by the exons ATGGAACTATCGATAAACGTCATGCCTATGTCCTCCGGAAAACCTGAGGAACCTGAAGAGAACATCACTTACATGGATGCTTCGTTGTACAAGGCAGCTGCAGAAGGCAACATTGAAGTATTCAATAATAAGCAGGGGCATCAACTTGAGTCGCTAAAGACCCCAAACCATGACAACGTGCTCCATGTTAACTTGGCAACCCACGAGCTTGCTGCCTGGTTTTCTAATGGAATTCTCTCAAGAACTAGATCCTTCCccaatttatatttatttgtctATTTGTTTTTGTGGAATTTCATTATTAAGAAAACAAGTGAAAAAAGATTATATTTTATCGGACAAATTCTTACCAAATGTCCGTCACTACTACTCCAGACGAATGCTAAAGGTCAGACTCCTTTGCACGTTGCAGCAAGGAATGGACATTCTGCTATTGTGAAACTTCTAATCAGCTCTTGCGCAAAAGCTAGAGTTGGAGATTTAGAGAATCTGGGAATGGATCAAgtagttgcagtgaggcagatgCTGAGGATTATGGATCAGGAATCCAACACGGCTTTACATGAAGCAGCACAGTATGGCGATGTTGAAATGGTGGAAGAATTGTTGAAGCTTGAACACCCCGTGGAAAGATTGTTGGAGCTTGAAAATCCTTATTCTCCGTATTCTGCCAACAAAAACCAGGAGACTCCACTTTACTTAGCAGCTATGAGAGGAGAAGAGCCTTTGCTGAatgtaatattaaataaatggAAATCAGCTGATCATGGTGGCCCTCATGGTAGAACAACTTTGCATGCAACAACTATGGCCGAAGATAAAG AGGCAACAAGTAAAATATTAGAGAAGCAAGAgaatttgagaaagaaaaaagataaagATGGGCACACCCCTCTTCATTATGCTGCACACATAGGTTACAATTCTGTTGTGGAAGTATTGTTAGAAAAGGATGTATCAGCTGCCTATATAGGTGATAAAAAGTTGGGGATGACACCCCTTCTTGTGGCAGCCAGGGAAGGTAATGTTGGAACAGTAAAAAAGATTCTCTCTAAGTGTCCTGATTGTTGTGAAAAAGTGGACAAAAGAGGTTTGAATTTACTTCATTATTTGGCGTTTAGAGACCGTTCCTATAAATTAAGTCATTCTCTTTTCATGCCTGGTGGTACTAAGACTGAATATGGATCAATCAGAAATCTAAGGAAGTTGAAAGGTGCCTTTGGATTCACCCCTGAACAAGTTTATGCATTACTTCGATATGAGGGTCATAACGAGAAATATCTGGATGAAAAG AAGCAAGTCGAAGAATTGTTGAAAGAAATTGCAAGTGAAGAAGTAGCAGGGTTACAAGTTTCCCACATTCCCTTACCAACTGTCCCTGCAGAAAGCTTGGAGAAGACAAGAGATGCTCATTTAGTAGTGGCAGCACTTATAGCCACCGTCACATTTGCAGCAGCAATAACCGTACCTGGTGGTTTGAATACTGAAAAAGGGTCAGAGCAGGGCACTCCTTTTCTGATTGATGAGGCAGCCTTTAAAGCATTTGTCGTAACAAATGCATTAGCCTTTATTCTCTCTGTTTCGGCCCTCTCCATCCACTTTGGGATTCTGGATCCTCTTttaccaaaactaaaattttggggTATTAATCTAATATTATATCGAACTCAGTCCGTTTCTAATCTCCTTGGCCGTGCaatgtttgcgatggtgattgCTTTTAGCACCGGCAGTTATGTGATTTTAAAACCTTCTCATGGACTTGCCATCGCTTCATGTTTCATCTGCCCTGGCTTTTTTGTTTGTTATTACGTACAACAATCCCTATCTTTCGTGAAGTGGTTGTTGGAGTGA
- the LOC107910813 gene encoding ankyrin repeat-containing protein At5g02620 codes for MIKREKRSDFIGQILSKCPSLLQQTNAKGQTPLHVAARYGHSAIVKLLIKSCAKARDGDLEKLGTDQVNAVREMLRITDQESNTALHEAAGCGNVKVVKALLEFEDPDFPYSANKKQETPLYIAARRRGSGRLLTLLLDKFRSAAAHGGPQGRTALHAAAMAGDAEAVKVILKKKGNLTKERDEDGRTPLHYAAHFGSRLSVVEELLKRDVSAAYIGDKKRGMTPLLMAARQGNAGIISKILSLCPDCCEEVDNKCLNLLLYLAFRGSSTLFGRSFFKLGGIKIAYGSLRNLMELEGDFGMTPQEVYNALQDEKHHHKQVMCLPIYIAFPWLWWVALQKQIKKLLEVIENDQVAEEPVHRFLSRNVSTESSEMTINAHLIVAALIYTVAFAAAITVPGGLNSEKGSEQGTPLLIDKAAFKVFFGTNLSAFILSVFTLTIHFGILDILFSGFSFWHQTGFIRTEFVSLILGYATLAMVVAFITGSFVILKPTYGLPDVLFLISPAVFFFVFIFTIYIQ; via the exons atgataaaaagagaaaagagatcaGATTTTATCGGACAAATTCTCAGCAAGTGTCCGTCACTGCTACAACAAACGAATGCTAAAGGTCAAACTCCTTTGCACGTTGCAGCAAGGTATGGACATTCTGCTATTGTGAAACTTCTAATCAAGTCTTGTGCAAAAGCCAGAGATGGAGATTTAGAGAAGCTGGGAACGGATCAGGTAAATGCAGTGAGGGAGATGCTGAGGATTACGGATCAGGAATCCAACACGGCTTTACATGAAGCAGCAGGGTGTGGCAATGTCAAAGTGGTGAAAGCATTGTTGGAGTTTGAAGACCCTGATTTTCCGTATTCTGCCAACAAAAAACAGGAGACTCCACTTTACATAGCAGCTAGGAGGCGAGGATCTGGGCGCTTGTTGACTCTATTATTAGATAAATTCAGATCAGCAGCAGCTCATGGCGGCCCCCAGGGTAGAACAGCTTTGCATGCAGCAGCTATGGCTGGAGATGCAG AGGCAGTAAAGGTAATATTAAAGAAGAAGGGGAATTTGACAAAGGAAAGAGATGAAGATGGACGCACCCCTCTTCATTATGCTGCACACTTTGGTTCTAGATTATCAGTTGTGGAAGAACTGTTAAAAAGGGATGTATCAGCTGCCTATATAGGTGATAAAAAGAGGGGGATGACACCCCTTCTTATGGCAGCCAGGCAAGGTAATGCTGGAATAATTTCGAAGATTCTCTCTTTATGTCCAGATTGTTGTGAAGAAGTGGACAATAAATGTTTGAATTTACTTCTTTATCTGGCATTTAGAGGCTCTTCCACTCTATTTGGGCGTTCTTTTTTCAAGCTTGGTGGTATTAAGATTGCATATGGATCACTCAGAAATCTGATGGAGTTGGAAGGTGACTTTGGGATGACACCTCAAGAAGTTTATAATGCACTTCAAGATGAGAAACATCATCATAAACAGGTCATGTGTTTGCCCATATATATTGCATTTCCATGGCTAtg GTGGGTGGCATTGCAGAAGCAAATCAAAAAATTGTTGGAAGTAATTGAGAATGATCAAGTGGCGGAGGAACCAGTTCATCGCTTTCTTTCACGAAATGTTTCTACAGAAAGCTCGGAGATGACAATAAATGCTCATTTAATAGTGGCAGCACTTATATATACCGTCGCATTCGCAGCAGCAATAACTGTTCCTGGTGGTTTGAATAGTGAAAAAGGGTCAGAGCAAGGCACTCCCCTTTTGATTGATAAGGCTGCCTTTAAAGTATTTTTTGGAACAAATTTATCGGCCTTTATTCTCTCTGTTTTTACCCTCACCATCCACTTCGGGATTCTGGATATTTTATTTTCAGGATTTAGTTTTTGGCATCAAACAGGATTTATTCGAACTGAGTTTGTTTCTTTGATCCTTGGCTATGCAACATTGGCGATGGTGGTTGCTTTCATTACAGGCAGTTTTGTGATCTTAAAACCAACCTACGGACTTCCCGATGTTCTTTTTCTCATTAGCCCTGctgtttttttctttgttttcatattTACTATATACATACAATAA